In Leptodesmis sichuanensis A121, the following are encoded in one genomic region:
- a CDS encoding GUN4 domain-containing protein, with protein MNSFSTHSASSMPESGATNLDDLLTTLKSASEKNQLQQVKDLATKGEVGLAVLRQFLLEQTAELQGLADSPSNSSASPLKPNLVAGLAYQSLLAADTPESAEFLQTHFPDGVVPLRSQAAIAYRPLQQLLAKQDFQAADQLTLQKLCELAGPQAVQRKWVYFTEVDQFPITDLQTINALWLVHSEGLFGFSVQREIWLSVGKNWDKLWPKIGWKTGNNWTRYPQEFTWNLTAPRGHLPLSNQLRGVRVMASLMAHPAWV; from the coding sequence ATGAATAGTTTTTCTACCCATTCCGCTTCTTCTATGCCTGAATCCGGTGCCACAAATTTAGATGATCTGTTAACCACTCTTAAGTCAGCCTCTGAGAAGAATCAACTACAACAGGTGAAAGATTTGGCTACTAAGGGGGAGGTAGGATTGGCCGTATTGAGGCAGTTTTTATTAGAGCAAACGGCAGAGTTACAGGGTTTAGCAGACTCACCCTCCAATTCCTCTGCCAGTCCTCTCAAACCGAATCTGGTTGCTGGGTTGGCCTATCAAAGCCTGTTGGCGGCTGATACACCAGAATCGGCTGAGTTTTTGCAAACGCATTTTCCAGATGGAGTAGTGCCGTTGCGATCGCAGGCTGCGATCGCCTACCGCCCTTTGCAACAACTCCTCGCGAAACAAGACTTTCAAGCAGCCGATCAACTGACTCTACAGAAGCTGTGTGAATTGGCAGGGCCACAAGCCGTTCAGCGCAAATGGGTTTACTTTACTGAGGTCGATCAATTTCCCATCACTGATTTACAAACCATTAATGCTCTCTGGCTGGTTCATTCTGAAGGGCTTTTTGGCTTCTCGGTGCAACGAGAAATTTGGTTAAGCGTTGGCAAGAATTGGGACAAACTCTGGCCTAAAATTGGCTGGAAAACGGGCAATAATTGGACACGCTATCCCCAGGAATTTACCTGGAACCTGACCGCTCCTAGAGGCCACTTGCCGCTTTCAAATCAGTTGCGAGGAGTACGGGTAATGGCCTCTCTGATGGCTCATCCAGCCTGGGTATAA
- the rfaE2 gene encoding D-glycero-beta-D-manno-heptose 1-phosphate adenylyltransferase: MGDSQVKDRIEGVYELAELQAAIATHPERWRPLVFTNGCFDLLHAGHVRYLKAARALGKTLVIGLNSDRSVRTIKPQPASLPPRPIVPEAQRAEVLAALKAVDGVVLFDETTASGLIAALQPDIYVKGGDYRIDTLPEAQIVHAYGGRVELIQIEIPSSTSGLIQRIRQVAG; this comes from the coding sequence ATGGGTGATTCACAGGTGAAGGACAGAATTGAAGGGGTGTATGAGTTGGCGGAACTGCAGGCGGCGATCGCAACACACCCGGAACGCTGGCGGCCTCTGGTATTTACCAACGGCTGTTTTGACTTGCTGCATGCAGGTCATGTGCGCTACTTGAAAGCAGCGAGAGCGCTGGGAAAAACGTTGGTGATTGGCCTCAATAGCGATCGCTCCGTTCGCACGATCAAGCCTCAGCCCGCTAGTTTGCCACCACGTCCGATCGTGCCAGAGGCCCAACGAGCCGAAGTTTTAGCGGCACTCAAGGCGGTGGATGGGGTGGTGCTGTTTGACGAGACAACCGCCAGTGGCCTGATTGCGGCTCTGCAGCCAGATATTTATGTCAAAGGTGGGGACTATCGAATTGACACTCTTCCCGAAGCCCAAATTGTTCATGCTTATGGTGGGCGGGTAGAGCTAATTCAGATTGAAATTCCCAGTTCCACCTCTGGCCTGATTCAGCGGATCCGGCAGGTAGCAGGCTAG
- a CDS encoding DUF2949 domain-containing protein has product MGPSTYARLIRFLQEDLALSASSISIALRHLEQDPGPLPMILWQYGLVTLEQLDRIYDWLESA; this is encoded by the coding sequence GTGGGACCCTCAACCTATGCTCGACTCATTCGATTTCTTCAAGAAGACCTTGCTCTTTCAGCATCGTCGATTTCCATTGCCCTCCGCCATCTGGAGCAAGACCCCGGCCCCTTGCCAATGATCCTCTGGCAATATGGTTTAGTCACGCTGGAGCAATTAGACCGGATTTACGACTGGTTGGAAAGTGCTTAG
- a CDS encoding pyridoxal-phosphate-dependent aminotransferase family protein, which yields MDNKLMLMIPGPTPVPEQVLLAMAKHPMGHRSGDFSAIMAEVTEGLKWLHQTQNDLLTLTTSGTGAMEAGIINFLSPNDRVLVGCNGKFGDRWAEVAEAYGLQVEKITAEWGKPLDPAQFQEKLEADSGKTIKAVIVTHSETSTGVLNDLETINRHVKAHGALMMVDTVTSLGAYNVPVDDWGLDVVASGSQKGYMIPPGLGFVAVSPKAWEAYKTAKLPKYYLDLGKYKKDAAKNTTPFTPPVNMFFALQAALRMMKAEGLENIFARHARLTQATRSAMKALGLPLFADDEAASPAITAVIPDTVDAEKVRSIMKKRFDIALAGGQDHLKGKIFRIGHLGFVSDRDILTAVSALEATLLELGYERFTPGAGVNAAAKVIAGLQ from the coding sequence ATGGACAACAAACTGATGCTGATGATTCCGGGACCCACGCCCGTCCCCGAACAGGTCTTGCTGGCAATGGCGAAACACCCGATGGGCCACCGAAGCGGCGATTTTTCTGCAATCATGGCAGAGGTGACTGAAGGGCTGAAATGGTTGCACCAGACCCAGAATGACCTCCTGACCCTAACGACGAGCGGCACGGGAGCAATGGAAGCCGGGATTATTAACTTCCTCAGTCCCAACGATCGCGTTCTGGTAGGCTGTAATGGGAAATTTGGCGATCGCTGGGCCGAAGTTGCTGAGGCATACGGGCTGCAGGTGGAAAAAATTACGGCGGAGTGGGGTAAGCCCCTGGATCCGGCTCAATTTCAGGAAAAGCTGGAGGCGGATAGCGGGAAAACTATCAAAGCGGTGATTGTCACCCATAGCGAAACGTCTACTGGCGTTTTGAATGATCTGGAAACTATTAACCGCCATGTGAAAGCTCATGGAGCCTTGATGATGGTAGACACCGTAACCAGCCTGGGGGCTTATAACGTTCCGGTGGATGACTGGGGTCTGGATGTAGTGGCTTCCGGTTCGCAGAAGGGCTATATGATTCCGCCTGGTCTGGGCTTTGTTGCTGTCAGTCCCAAAGCCTGGGAAGCTTACAAGACCGCCAAACTACCGAAGTATTATCTGGACTTGGGTAAGTACAAAAAGGATGCGGCCAAGAATACGACCCCCTTCACGCCTCCGGTGAATATGTTCTTCGCCCTACAGGCGGCCTTACGGATGATGAAGGCAGAAGGACTAGAGAATATCTTTGCCCGCCATGCCCGATTAACCCAGGCGACTCGGAGTGCCATGAAGGCGCTTGGCCTTCCTCTCTTTGCTGATGATGAGGCGGCCAGTCCAGCAATTACGGCGGTGATTCCCGACACGGTGGATGCGGAGAAGGTGCGATCGATCATGAAGAAGCGGTTTGATATTGCCTTAGCAGGTGGTCAGGATCATCTGAAGGGCAAAATTTTCCGGATTGGGCATCTGGGGTTTGTCAGCGATCGCGATATTCTGACTGCTGTGAGTGCGCTGGAAGCCACCTTACTGGAACTGGGCTACGAACGGTTCACACCCGGAGCTGGAGTGAATGCAGCGGCTAAAGTGATTGCGGGTCTTCAATAA
- a CDS encoding Uma2 family endonuclease, with product MIATPQPPNMTIAEYLEWEPLQELRYEYIHGTVMAMTGGTIPHNDIALNLYRALYPQVRSKGCRINVADVKVEVNSNSPYYYPDVVVSCHPDDLTARKLLRHPKLIVEVLSPGTEAKDRGEKFAHYRSSPTLQEYVLIESEKVGVECYRRGEGRLWLYYPYIDGDVITLESIDFSFPIALLYENVSLGENA from the coding sequence ATGATCGCCACTCCTCAGCCTCCCAATATGACGATCGCCGAATATCTGGAGTGGGAACCGCTGCAGGAACTCCGCTATGAATATATTCATGGCACTGTCATGGCGATGACTGGGGGCACGATTCCGCACAACGATATTGCTCTCAACCTTTACCGTGCACTCTATCCCCAGGTTCGCTCCAAGGGCTGTCGGATCAATGTGGCCGATGTCAAAGTCGAGGTGAACAGCAACAGTCCTTACTACTACCCGGATGTGGTTGTCAGTTGTCATCCAGATGATCTTACAGCCCGGAAACTGCTGCGTCACCCGAAGCTGATTGTGGAAGTCCTCTCTCCAGGAACAGAGGCCAAAGATCGAGGTGAGAAATTTGCGCATTACCGCTCCAGTCCCACTTTGCAAGAATATGTCTTGATTGAATCGGAGAAAGTCGGTGTGGAGTGTTATCGCCGGGGAGAAGGTAGGCTGTGGCTGTACTATCCCTACATCGACGGAGATGTGATCACGTTAGAAAGCATTGATTTTAGTTTCCCGATCGCTCTCCTCTATGAAAATGTTTCCTTGGGGGAAAACGCATAA
- a CDS encoding Uma2 family endonuclease: MNQPATPQPKIFTFEEYLAYDDGTETKYELIDGELVAVPPEPLENCDIARYLLVEFLKVLPYTLLSYKEIEIEVSGRLAKTRLPDLMILGEECRSALQGKARGTITRDMPPPLVIVEVVSPGTANQARDYRYKRSEYAARGILEYWIVDPDRHQVTVLSLVEGLYEEKVYVEGDTVFCGVFPQIQIKVASIFQPA, encoded by the coding sequence ATGAATCAGCCTGCCACGCCCCAACCTAAAATTTTTACTTTCGAGGAATATCTGGCTTATGATGACGGCACAGAGACGAAATATGAGCTAATTGATGGAGAATTAGTGGCTGTGCCTCCAGAACCTCTTGAAAACTGTGACATCGCCAGATATTTATTGGTGGAATTTCTGAAGGTTCTTCCCTATACCTTACTTAGCTACAAAGAGATAGAAATCGAAGTCAGCGGACGACTGGCTAAAACAAGATTGCCCGATCTAATGATTCTGGGCGAAGAGTGCCGATCGGCTTTGCAGGGCAAAGCGCGGGGAACCATTACACGGGATATGCCGCCTCCTCTGGTCATTGTTGAAGTCGTCTCCCCCGGCACCGCCAACCAGGCCAGAGATTATCGCTACAAACGGTCTGAATACGCAGCACGGGGGATTTTGGAGTACTGGATTGTAGATCCCGATCGCCATCAAGTCACCGTGTTGTCCCTGGTTGAAGGACTGTACGAAGAAAAAGTATATGTTGAAGGCGACACCGTTTTCTGCGGAGTCTTTCCTCAAATCCAGATCAAAGTTGCCAGCATTTTCCAGCCAGCCTGA
- a CDS encoding NAD(P)/FAD-dependent oxidoreductase, which yields MRFHWSLAKPMQEILYIEVPTPDTTSVVTWLQDVFNPGIGEKITTPSGIRIMFSRNTSQPSAISETSIDLADELSIFVWSLQRTTYLKAFRWAEKPLPNEQDILRYLINTIREQFPNQYPEPPAIAPGQSIFAALAERYPLTVKYFQRMPNGEYDLQRVYWWEQRWRESVRNPQQPRQVVFREGEQGAGTRDQELGIRDQEPESKIQNPKSKIPPISNPPYDLIYLGGALGVIHAAVMARLGYKVLLIERLPFGRMNREWNISRSEFQSLIDLGLFTPAEFEDVIAREYIDGFHKFFDANNPPQAQAPVLHTPTVLNVGIDAEKLLRVCGQKLRESGGEIWDETEFLRVDVGETDVTVHCQHLPTQQIKQVRGRLLVDAMGTASPIAWQLNGGRTFDSVCPTVGAVVASGFEPGVWDVQYGDVLNSHGDISRGRQLIWELFPAEGEELTFYLFHYHQVHPDNPGSLLEMYEDFFTILPEYRRCDVDKLVWKKPTFGYIPGHFSVGSRDRRVAFDRLVAIGDAASLQSPLVFTGFGSLVRNLPRLTHLLDTALKHDLLTAQHLNQIRAFQSNIAVTWLFSKGMMVPTGKFLPPERINSMLNTFFGILAAEPPDLAEAFIKDRVSWLSFNRMALKAAWQNPSLLLWIWELAGPKDLFRWLGSYLDFTVSAFISALLRGWFPQWVAQLQSWIEPRFPALWLWLLAQSYAVTDGVGQPQPTGSQGTGFSLKPLATSIEHSRQLEL from the coding sequence GTGAGATTCCATTGGAGTTTAGCTAAGCCGATGCAGGAAATTCTCTATATAGAAGTCCCAACACCAGACACCACCTCGGTCGTAACCTGGTTACAGGATGTATTTAACCCCGGTATCGGTGAGAAAATCACCACCCCAAGTGGGATTCGCATCATGTTCTCCAGGAATACATCTCAACCATCTGCCATTTCTGAAACCTCCATCGATTTAGCAGATGAACTCTCCATTTTTGTCTGGTCGCTGCAACGGACGACCTATTTGAAAGCCTTCCGCTGGGCAGAGAAACCCCTGCCCAACGAACAAGACATTCTACGATACCTGATAAACACGATTCGGGAACAATTTCCTAACCAATATCCTGAGCCTCCGGCGATCGCCCCTGGACAGTCCATCTTTGCCGCCCTAGCCGAGCGCTATCCCTTAACCGTCAAATATTTTCAAAGAATGCCCAACGGCGAGTACGATCTGCAACGGGTCTACTGGTGGGAGCAACGCTGGCGCGAGAGTGTGAGGAATCCGCAGCAACCCCGGCAAGTGGTGTTTAGGGAAGGGGAGCAGGGGGCAGGGACTAGGGATCAGGAATTAGGAATTAGGGATCAGGAGCCAGAATCCAAAATCCAAAATCCAAAATCCAAAATCCCCCCGATCTCCAATCCCCCCTATGACTTGATCTACCTCGGTGGCGCTCTCGGCGTAATTCATGCCGCAGTCATGGCTCGCTTGGGTTACAAAGTGCTGCTGATCGAGCGGTTGCCCTTTGGCCGGATGAATCGGGAGTGGAATATTTCTCGCAGTGAGTTTCAGAGCTTGATTGATCTGGGACTGTTTACTCCGGCAGAATTTGAGGATGTGATTGCACGGGAGTATATCGACGGGTTCCACAAGTTCTTTGATGCTAACAATCCACCGCAAGCGCAAGCCCCAGTGCTGCATACTCCCACGGTCTTAAATGTGGGCATTGATGCAGAGAAGTTGCTGCGGGTGTGTGGACAGAAGCTGCGAGAAAGCGGCGGAGAAATTTGGGATGAAACAGAATTTTTGCGGGTTGATGTGGGTGAAACAGACGTAACGGTTCATTGCCAGCATTTACCCACCCAGCAGATTAAGCAGGTCAGGGGACGGCTATTAGTGGATGCAATGGGAACTGCTTCTCCGATCGCGTGGCAGTTAAACGGAGGCCGCACCTTTGATAGCGTCTGTCCCACAGTGGGAGCCGTCGTTGCCAGTGGATTTGAACCGGGAGTTTGGGATGTCCAGTATGGCGATGTGCTGAACAGTCACGGAGATATTTCACGGGGACGACAGTTAATTTGGGAACTGTTTCCGGCAGAAGGAGAAGAACTGACATTTTATCTATTCCACTACCATCAGGTGCATCCAGATAATCCGGGTTCGCTCCTGGAAATGTATGAGGACTTTTTCACCATCCTGCCGGAGTATCGCCGCTGTGATGTGGACAAACTGGTTTGGAAGAAGCCGACCTTTGGCTATATTCCCGGCCATTTCAGTGTGGGTAGCCGCGATCGCCGGGTCGCGTTCGATCGATTGGTGGCGATCGGGGATGCCGCCTCGTTGCAATCTCCCCTGGTGTTTACGGGATTTGGTTCCCTGGTTCGCAACCTGCCTCGCCTGACTCATTTGTTGGACACCGCCCTGAAACACGACCTGCTAACTGCCCAGCATCTGAATCAAATTCGTGCCTTTCAAAGCAATATTGCCGTTACCTGGTTGTTCTCCAAAGGCATGATGGTGCCAACTGGAAAATTTCTGCCACCAGAACGCATTAACTCAATGTTGAATACTTTCTTTGGCATTCTGGCTGCAGAACCACCAGACTTGGCTGAAGCCTTTATTAAAGATCGGGTAAGCTGGCTATCCTTTAACCGGATGGCGCTCAAAGCCGCATGGCAAAATCCCTCACTGCTCCTGTGGATCTGGGAACTCGCTGGTCCCAAAGACTTGTTCCGCTGGCTGGGCAGCTACCTGGACTTCACCGTCAGTGCCTTTATCAGTGCTCTGCTCCGGGGATGGTTTCCCCAATGGGTCGCTCAACTCCAATCCTGGATTGAACCCCGCTTTCCCGCTCTTTGGCTGTGGCTACTGGCTCAAAGCTATGCCGTCACCGATGGAGTGGGACAACCTCAACCCACAGGCTCTCAAGGAACGGGCTTCAGCTTAAAACCGTTGGCAACTTCTATAGAACATTCCAGGCAACTGGAACTATAG
- a CDS encoding Uma2 family endonuclease, which produces MTITTRKLTFAEYLTYDDGTDTRYELVNGELVAMSLGTGRHGRIIKFIDDALNAEIQRSQLDWTSQRLTVGVPSPRGYRWDTCRIPDVVVLTLEQWADMDDREAVILAHQAPPKLVVEVVSTSTQTDDYRAKWVEYAALDIFEYWIVDPIQNIVTICVLEQGRYQDTVYQGSELIISPTFPNMTLTAEQILKADS; this is translated from the coding sequence ATGACCATTACAACGCGGAAGCTAACCTTTGCGGAGTATCTAACCTACGACGATGGCACTGATACGCGCTATGAATTAGTGAACGGAGAATTAGTTGCCATGAGTTTGGGCACTGGACGGCATGGCAGAATCATCAAATTTATCGACGATGCGTTGAATGCAGAAATTCAGCGATCGCAATTAGACTGGACATCTCAACGACTAACCGTGGGTGTGCCATCTCCTCGTGGCTATCGCTGGGACACCTGCCGTATTCCTGATGTCGTGGTTCTTACCCTGGAGCAGTGGGCAGACATGGACGATCGCGAAGCGGTCATTCTGGCTCATCAAGCTCCACCCAAATTAGTGGTAGAAGTCGTCAGTACCAGTACTCAAACGGACGATTACCGCGCTAAATGGGTAGAGTATGCTGCCCTCGATATTTTTGAGTACTGGATTGTGGATCCGATTCAAAATATCGTGACAATTTGCGTCCTGGAGCAAGGCCGCTATCAGGATACGGTTTATCAGGGAAGTGAACTGATTATTTCTCCCACTTTCCCAAACATGACCTTAACCGCAGAACAGATTCTCAAAGCTGATTCATAA
- a CDS encoding ISAs1 family transposase, with product MPSSINREMLQSCLEQCFGQIPDPRVERTRAHQLLDIITIALFAVLSGADGWVAIETYGNAKRTWLETFLALPNGIPSHDIFARVFARLDPKALEASFQQWIRALVSTLEAELIAIDGKTAKGSYDREGGSKALQLVSAWASEHRLVLGQCSVDSKSNEITAIPVLLEQLALAGCIVSIDATGTQSAIAEQITTGDADYILALKGNHPTLLAQAQAGFETAQARQWEDVEHTQHQETETGHHRIESRTIWQIPATQVFSKDQLEQWAGLQRLVVVHSQRRLWNKDTVETRYFLSSLSTDAQTFARYIRAHWGVENQLHWCLDVVFNEDASRIRKDHAPQNMSVLRRLALNLLRQEPSKGSLAMKRYRAGLDDQFMLQILSASMPQSEAHS from the coding sequence ATGCCTTCCAGTATCAACCGAGAAATGCTGCAATCGTGTCTGGAGCAGTGTTTCGGACAGATCCCCGATCCGCGTGTAGAGCGCACTCGTGCCCACCAACTGCTAGACATTATCACTATCGCTTTGTTTGCCGTGCTGTCTGGAGCAGACGGTTGGGTGGCAATTGAGACCTACGGCAATGCTAAACGCACTTGGCTCGAAACCTTCCTGGCCCTACCCAACGGGATTCCTTCGCACGATATCTTCGCCCGTGTCTTTGCCCGACTCGACCCGAAAGCGCTTGAGGCAAGTTTCCAGCAGTGGATAAGAGCACTGGTATCCACTCTGGAGGCTGAACTGATTGCGATTGATGGCAAAACCGCCAAAGGTTCCTACGACCGAGAAGGGGGGAGCAAAGCCCTGCAACTGGTGAGTGCATGGGCAAGTGAGCACCGACTGGTGCTGGGACAGTGCTCTGTGGACTCAAAGTCCAACGAAATTACGGCTATCCCTGTGTTGCTCGAACAGTTAGCGCTGGCGGGTTGCATTGTCAGCATTGATGCGACGGGCACACAAAGCGCGATTGCCGAGCAGATCACAACGGGAGACGCAGATTATATTCTGGCGCTCAAGGGCAATCACCCAACCCTGTTAGCGCAGGCACAAGCTGGATTTGAAACCGCTCAAGCACGTCAATGGGAGGACGTAGAACACACTCAGCATCAGGAAACGGAGACGGGACACCATCGCATCGAGTCGAGGACAATCTGGCAGATTCCGGCAACCCAGGTGTTTTCCAAAGACCAGTTGGAGCAATGGGCAGGCTTGCAAAGGTTGGTTGTCGTCCATTCGCAGCGGCGCTTGTGGAACAAGGACACCGTCGAGACCCGCTACTTCCTCAGTTCGCTCAGCACGGATGCCCAAACCTTCGCTCGCTATATTCGCGCCCATTGGGGCGTTGAAAATCAGCTCCATTGGTGCCTGGACGTGGTGTTCAACGAGGATGCTTCGCGCATTCGCAAAGACCATGCTCCCCAGAACATGAGTGTACTGCGTCGATTGGCACTCAACCTTCTGCGCCAGGAGCCATCGAAAGGCAGTTTGGCGATGAAACGCTATCGAGCAGGGCTAGACGACCAGTTTATGCTGCAAATTCTCAGCGCCAGTATGCCGCAGTCTGAGGCACATTCCTGA
- a CDS encoding DUF1257 domain-containing protein, with the protein MPPRGHFSTLRTPITDPQLLILSLEQLGLTVEREGDVRGLGQTVKADVVAVLKGDYDIGWSRNADGGFDMIADLWGLSKFQNHEELIKSIYSQYKQNASLI; encoded by the coding sequence TTGCCGCCAAGAGGTCATTTCAGTACCCTTCGCACCCCAATCACAGATCCTCAACTTTTGATCCTGTCTTTGGAACAGTTGGGCCTGACGGTTGAACGGGAAGGAGATGTTCGAGGTTTGGGTCAAACAGTAAAGGCAGACGTAGTTGCTGTTTTGAAGGGTGACTATGATATTGGGTGGTCAAGAAATGCAGATGGCGGTTTTGATATGATTGCCGACTTATGGGGACTATCTAAATTCCAGAACCATGAAGAACTAATCAAGTCAATTTACAGCCAGTATAAACAAAATGCTTCCTTGATATAG
- a CDS encoding DUF5615 family PIN-like protein has product MLYMDENVPLAITKGLRSRQVDVLTVQEDSLTSYPDPVVFDRAVQLNRVVFSMDQDFLVEANHHQQLGATFPGVIFARQGRVSIGICVAELELVAKLGKPEEFANQVWYLPL; this is encoded by the coding sequence ATGCTTTATATGGACGAAAACGTGCCCCTTGCCATTACAAAAGGACTGCGATCTCGACAAGTTGATGTTCTCACTGTGCAGGAAGATAGTTTGACCAGTTACCCTGACCCAGTAGTATTTGATCGTGCCGTTCAACTAAATCGAGTGGTGTTTTCAATGGACCAAGATTTTCTAGTTGAGGCCAATCATCACCAACAATTGGGAGCAACATTTCCAGGGGTTATCTTTGCTCGTCAAGGTAGAGTTTCAATTGGGATCTGTGTAGCAGAGTTAGAGTTGGTTGCAAAACTGGGAAAACCAGAGGAGTTCGCAAATCAAGTCTGGTATTTACCTCTATAA
- a CDS encoding DUF433 domain-containing protein, which produces MSVVTTSYRYIQLDDRQVPFIEGTSMKVAELITSVQAYGWNPEQLLENYPHLTLSKIHSALAYYWDHQTEIDAAIAQREQYSAELETAAGESPFATRLRDQGLLP; this is translated from the coding sequence ATGTCTGTCGTCACCACAAGCTATCGATATATCCAATTGGACGATCGCCAGGTTCCATTTATCGAAGGAACTTCAATGAAAGTGGCGGAATTAATCACTTCGGTACAGGCTTATGGTTGGAATCCTGAACAGTTGCTAGAAAACTATCCTCATCTAACCTTGAGCAAAATTCATTCTGCACTTGCCTATTACTGGGATCACCAAACCGAAATTGATGCAGCGATCGCTCAACGAGAACAATACTCCGCAGAACTGGAAACTGCCGCAGGTGAGTCACCATTCGCTACTCGGTTGCGTGACCAGGGCTTGTTACCGTGA
- a CDS encoding Uma2 family endonuclease, translated as MLIESPPKPIGEKRITFRDLDWQSFKQIQQLLTERTRARFTYDNGVLEITMPLEGHERCARLIELFIRILVVELGMKIKTMGSTTLDREDLLKSAEPDNGYYIQNYALVADHEIDLDQDPPPDLVVEIDITHTDINKNRLYASMSVPEFWRFNGRTWTILSLVDGAYVERDRSPTFPLVEKTDLYQFLEAAFADEVTAEINFRQWVRQQSI; from the coding sequence ATGCTGATAGAGTCTCCTCCTAAACCAATTGGTGAAAAGCGAATCACCTTTCGTGATCTCGATTGGCAGTCGTTTAAACAGATTCAGCAACTGCTGACCGAGCGCACCCGTGCCCGCTTCACCTATGACAACGGAGTCTTAGAAATCACCATGCCCTTGGAAGGACACGAACGCTGTGCAAGGCTGATCGAACTCTTTATCCGGATTCTGGTGGTGGAACTGGGCATGAAAATCAAGACGATGGGTTCCACGACGCTCGATCGCGAAGATCTGCTTAAAAGCGCCGAACCGGACAACGGTTACTACATTCAAAATTACGCGCTGGTGGCCGATCATGAAATCGATTTAGACCAGGATCCGCCTCCAGATTTAGTCGTCGAAATAGACATCACCCACACAGACATTAACAAAAACCGACTTTATGCCAGCATGAGCGTACCAGAGTTCTGGCGGTTCAATGGCCGCACCTGGACTATTTTGTCTCTGGTTGATGGAGCGTATGTGGAGCGCGATCGCTCTCCCACCTTTCCCCTGGTTGAAAAGACAGATCTATACCAATTTCTGGAAGCTGCATTCGCTGACGAAGTTACTGCCGAAATCAACTTCCGCCAATGGGTACGACAACAATCAATTTGA